Proteins encoded in a region of the Bacillus methanolicus genome:
- a CDS encoding head maturation protease, ClpP-related has product MVKNKFLEIKNQTDNSADLYFYGDIVSSWLGAWDDTDQYPEAIRDFLKGVEGKNLNIYINSGGGSVFAGMAIYNMLKRHQGFKTVYVDGLAASISSVIALAGDRVIVPSNAFLMIHKPWSWSSGNANDFRKLANDLDAIEEGIMNVYAENIKEGVDIEVIRQMVQEETWLNGLEAEKYFNIEVTEPNEAVACVSDYFKNYQRIPDVFKQHPKNEHKADKTQTQINQLLMELELI; this is encoded by the coding sequence ATGGTGAAGAATAAGTTTCTAGAGATTAAAAACCAAACGGACAATTCAGCTGATCTTTATTTTTATGGTGATATTGTAAGTAGTTGGTTGGGAGCGTGGGATGATACAGATCAATACCCGGAAGCTATTAGGGATTTTCTTAAAGGAGTAGAAGGGAAAAACTTAAACATTTATATAAATAGCGGAGGCGGTAGTGTTTTTGCTGGTATGGCTATATACAACATGCTGAAAAGACATCAAGGCTTCAAAACTGTTTATGTAGATGGTTTAGCTGCTTCTATTTCATCTGTCATTGCTTTAGCAGGTGATAGAGTCATAGTACCTTCTAACGCTTTCTTGATGATTCATAAACCTTGGAGTTGGTCTTCAGGAAACGCAAACGATTTTAGAAAGTTAGCAAATGATCTTGATGCTATTGAGGAAGGAATTATGAATGTTTATGCCGAGAATATAAAAGAAGGTGTAGATATTGAAGTGATTCGCCAAATGGTACAAGAAGAAACTTGGCTAAATGGTTTAGAAGCTGAAAAATACTTTAACATAGAGGTTACAGAACCTAATGAAGCTGTTGCTTGCGTTAGTGATTATTTTAAAAATTATCAGCGCATTCCTGATGTATTTAAGCAACACCCTAAAAATGAACATAAAGCAGATAAAACACAAACCCAAATAAATCAATTATTAATGGAGCTGGAATTAATCTAA
- a CDS encoding phage tail family protein has translation MSIYIDTLEGVRYDLNQYGLKPLKFEIDSLSSRTESEVIDGRDGHIDIETTFEGRSLRASFLLEAKNIIDFSFLRDKVFRLFDGKTYFYILESRQPSKRWKVRTVSKFTLDRINPRTATFEISFLSPSPYAESIGSTLYPYYLDGYLQVSTHENVQYIFQENVFSVWNDGDVAVDPREYPLRIEFKGASNNLTIRNLTTNDEWQYNGTTNSNDIITLDGIRSFKNGFSIFGKTNRKLITLNQGWNDFEIVGALDPYEISFDFRFYYI, from the coding sequence TTGAGTATATACATAGACACATTAGAAGGTGTTCGTTACGATTTAAATCAATATGGACTAAAACCTCTTAAATTTGAAATCGACTCCCTCTCCTCACGTACAGAATCGGAAGTGATTGATGGTAGAGACGGACACATTGATATAGAAACCACCTTTGAAGGACGTTCCTTGCGAGCGTCTTTTTTATTAGAAGCCAAAAATATTATAGATTTTTCTTTCTTAAGAGATAAAGTATTTAGACTTTTCGATGGAAAAACTTATTTCTATATTCTCGAAAGTCGTCAACCATCAAAAAGATGGAAAGTAAGAACTGTATCCAAATTCACACTGGATAGAATCAATCCTAGAACAGCGACTTTTGAAATCTCGTTCCTCTCGCCGTCTCCATATGCGGAATCCATCGGTAGCACATTGTATCCTTATTATTTAGATGGTTATTTACAAGTATCTACTCATGAAAATGTTCAGTACATCTTCCAAGAAAATGTTTTTTCTGTATGGAATGATGGTGATGTCGCTGTTGATCCAAGAGAATATCCTTTAAGAATCGAATTTAAAGGAGCTTCAAACAATTTAACCATTCGTAATCTAACCACAAACGATGAATGGCAATACAATGGTACAACTAATTCAAATGACATTATTACTTTAGACGGCATCCGTTCTTTTAAGAACGGATTTTCTATTTTCGGAAAAACGAATCGAAAGCTTATCACATTGAATCAGGGTTGGAATGATTTTGAAATTGTTGGAGCTTTAGATCCTTACGAAATTTCATTTGATTTCCGTTTCTACTATATTTAG
- a CDS encoding phage portal protein — MLFKSLLNSVQTWEQPLFDAFVTPTMSGETITNDNALTIGAVYACVNIKANAIAKLPLQVFKKTKSGRERENTHQVAYLLEKRPNPYMTPFVFKHTITVHRNLWGKAYIRMVMKGGNVSELVLLDPSKTIEAEDDKGDKWFIYRDKGKEEKFHHTEIIYLPYGPGGKSPIEVARETAGTMKAAQKFLGTFYKNGTTTRGIIKVLGQLNGEAKKKLRASWAEVNSGLDNAHSIAVLDSGMEWMDISMPLKDAEFIASQKFNIAEIARIFNVPLHMLNELDRSTFSNIEHQSMEFIQNTIQPELVAWEEEMNYKLFTTNEQKRFYVKFNLTSALRGDSQSRAQYYKEMLSSGVYNINEVRALEEMDAIEGGDKHRVDLNHISIDIADEYQLAKAGATSKGGENGEE; from the coding sequence TTGCTATTTAAGAGCCTGTTAAACAGCGTTCAAACATGGGAGCAACCTTTATTTGACGCTTTTGTTACTCCTACAATGAGCGGTGAGACCATTACAAATGATAATGCTCTGACAATCGGGGCTGTTTATGCTTGTGTCAATATTAAAGCCAATGCTATAGCGAAGTTGCCTTTACAAGTGTTCAAGAAAACAAAATCCGGGAGAGAAAGGGAAAACACACATCAGGTAGCTTATCTTTTGGAAAAAAGACCCAATCCTTATATGACACCTTTCGTATTTAAACACACAATTACCGTTCATCGCAATTTATGGGGAAAGGCATATATTCGTATGGTTATGAAAGGTGGGAATGTCTCTGAGTTAGTTCTGTTAGATCCATCAAAGACAATCGAAGCAGAAGATGATAAAGGAGATAAATGGTTTATTTACCGTGATAAAGGCAAGGAAGAAAAGTTTCATCATACGGAAATTATTTATCTTCCGTATGGTCCCGGCGGTAAATCACCAATTGAGGTAGCAAGGGAAACGGCTGGCACAATGAAAGCGGCGCAAAAGTTTTTAGGAACATTTTATAAAAATGGCACTACCACACGCGGGATTATTAAAGTACTCGGACAATTAAATGGTGAAGCCAAGAAGAAACTACGTGCATCGTGGGCAGAAGTTAACTCTGGTTTAGACAACGCTCATTCTATTGCGGTTTTGGATTCTGGAATGGAATGGATGGATATTTCTATGCCTCTGAAAGATGCTGAATTTATTGCTTCGCAAAAATTTAATATTGCTGAAATAGCACGGATTTTTAATGTGCCGTTGCACATGCTCAATGAGTTAGATCGTTCTACATTCTCAAATATCGAACATCAATCTATGGAGTTCATTCAGAATACTATTCAACCTGAATTGGTTGCTTGGGAAGAAGAAATGAACTACAAATTATTTACCACTAACGAGCAAAAACGTTTCTACGTAAAGTTTAACCTTACCTCTGCATTACGGGGAGATAGTCAAAGCCGAGCTCAATATTACAAGGAAATGCTCTCTTCTGGCGTTTACAATATCAATGAAGTTCGAGCATTGGAAGAAATGGATGCTATAGAAGGCGGCGATAAACATCGAGTAGATCTTAACCATATTTCTATAGATATTGCTGATGAATATCAATTAGCAAAGGCAGGAGCAACCTCGAAAGGAGGTGAGAATGGTGAAGAATAA
- a CDS encoding phage tail tape measure protein, with product MTEVGALRINLSLNAANFTQGMQEINRKLKGLQSEFRASVAGNKDFQSSLEGMRTKSQYLSNVLNLQSQRVEQLRRQYEQMKTTKGEDAKETENLLIRYNRALATMRETEHELRELNAQLERQSSITGRIQASMSRLGNSMQDVGGRMQSVGQEIAMSFGTVSTAIGGALGFAVKKSMDFEAQLSSIKAVSGATGEQMEQLKNLAIEMGSKTKYSGLEAAQGIEELIKAGVSLEDIINGGLEGALSLATAGELDLAQAAEIASTALNAFKDDALTINDAANILAGGANASATSVGELQFGLSQVSAVASGIGLSFKDTATALSLFANNGLKGSDAGTSLKTMLSNLIPKSEAANETMMDLGIVTRDGANAFFDAQGNVRSMAEIAGVLHESLKGLNAEQRQQALYTMFGSDAIRAANILYKEGAVGINKMYSEMSKVTAVDVANEKMNNLKGRIEELKGAFETAQITIGNALVPAVDLLVQGLQKVMNWFNNLSPGMQSFIAISAAVTAVITGLVATFGVVLAVIGGAASGIGALTTAFSAVSGAIASAGGIAGVFSTAIAAITGPIGIAVAAIVGLGVTFGVLYSKNEAFRNGVQQVWQHIKNIFSTTLSAIGSVVRSTMSTVTSFFSSKLQQIRQFWQQNGAQIQKVMSVVMTFISAIVQTKMALIQAGFTAAWNVIKGVTSAVWNTIKGVISGGINIILGLIKTFVSILTGDWRGAWEGAKQTVKGAIQTIGSMANGMVDIGRNIISGLTRGLSSAAKGLYEKAQDIANTVSKTIKNTLKIKSPSRVMIEMGKFIGQGLSKGMESSIIDIESISQKMANATIPDIKSFTVPNSSHNKMTKDKQIILNFERMFEGANFHVRDDYDIHRIAEEMGNVFSNSMRTAGVRI from the coding sequence ATGACAGAAGTTGGGGCTCTTCGAATAAACCTTTCGTTAAATGCGGCGAATTTTACGCAGGGAATGCAAGAAATAAACCGGAAATTAAAAGGACTTCAATCCGAATTTAGAGCATCAGTAGCCGGTAATAAAGATTTTCAAAGTTCCTTAGAAGGTATGAGAACGAAATCTCAATACTTATCAAATGTATTAAACCTTCAAAGTCAGCGTGTTGAACAATTAAGACGGCAATATGAGCAGATGAAAACTACTAAGGGCGAAGATGCCAAGGAAACAGAGAACCTTCTTATTCGCTATAATCGTGCATTAGCTACAATGCGGGAAACCGAACATGAGTTAAGGGAATTGAATGCACAGCTTGAACGACAATCCAGTATTACTGGAAGAATACAAGCTTCTATGTCGCGACTAGGAAATAGTATGCAGGATGTTGGCGGTCGTATGCAATCGGTTGGTCAAGAAATTGCTATGTCATTCGGCACAGTATCAACAGCAATCGGTGGAGCTCTTGGTTTTGCTGTCAAAAAATCGATGGATTTTGAGGCTCAATTGAGCAGTATAAAGGCAGTTTCTGGAGCAACCGGAGAGCAAATGGAACAATTGAAAAATCTCGCTATTGAGATGGGTTCGAAAACGAAATACAGCGGTTTAGAAGCGGCACAGGGAATTGAAGAACTCATCAAGGCAGGTGTCTCATTAGAAGATATTATTAATGGTGGTCTAGAAGGGGCGTTATCTCTTGCGACTGCAGGGGAATTAGACTTGGCACAAGCGGCTGAAATCGCTTCTACTGCTCTTAATGCATTTAAAGATGACGCTTTAACAATAAATGATGCTGCCAATATTCTTGCAGGTGGGGCTAACGCTTCAGCAACAAGTGTAGGTGAATTACAATTTGGATTGTCTCAAGTTTCAGCCGTAGCGTCAGGAATTGGATTGAGTTTTAAAGATACGGCTACAGCATTATCGTTGTTTGCTAATAACGGTCTTAAAGGCTCGGATGCTGGTACGTCATTAAAAACGATGTTATCAAATTTAATTCCGAAATCTGAAGCCGCAAATGAGACAATGATGGATTTAGGTATTGTCACCAGAGACGGCGCTAATGCATTCTTTGACGCTCAAGGAAATGTTCGTTCAATGGCGGAAATTGCAGGTGTTTTACATGAATCGCTAAAAGGATTAAACGCTGAGCAACGCCAACAAGCGTTATATACAATGTTTGGTTCTGATGCTATTCGCGCAGCAAACATTTTGTACAAAGAAGGCGCTGTCGGAATCAATAAAATGTACTCAGAGATGAGCAAAGTTACTGCGGTTGATGTCGCCAATGAAAAAATGAACAACCTAAAAGGACGAATTGAAGAGTTAAAAGGAGCGTTTGAGACAGCACAGATAACAATCGGAAATGCCCTTGTTCCAGCAGTGGATTTACTTGTTCAAGGGTTACAGAAAGTTATGAATTGGTTCAATAATTTATCTCCTGGAATGCAGTCGTTTATTGCCATTAGTGCAGCAGTTACAGCAGTAATTACAGGGTTAGTTGCGACGTTTGGTGTTGTACTCGCCGTGATTGGTGGGGCGGCAAGTGGAATTGGAGCTCTCACAACTGCATTTAGTGCAGTATCCGGAGCAATTGCATCGGCAGGAGGAATAGCAGGAGTTTTCAGTACCGCAATTGCAGCTATTACAGGACCAATTGGTATTGCTGTTGCTGCCATAGTGGGACTTGGTGTTACGTTTGGAGTGTTGTATTCGAAAAACGAAGCGTTTAGAAATGGTGTCCAACAAGTTTGGCAACATATAAAGAACATTTTTTCAACAACACTATCTGCAATAGGCTCTGTTGTTCGCTCAACCATGTCTACAGTAACTTCCTTCTTCTCTAGCAAACTTCAACAAATTCGTCAATTTTGGCAGCAAAACGGAGCACAAATTCAAAAAGTCATGTCTGTGGTTATGACATTTATTTCCGCGATCGTTCAGACCAAGATGGCTCTTATCCAAGCAGGGTTTACGGCTGCATGGAACGTTATTAAGGGCGTAACATCAGCAGTTTGGAACACGATAAAAGGTGTTATTTCCGGTGGTATCAACATCATTCTCGGTCTGATTAAAACGTTTGTTTCGATTTTGACAGGCGATTGGCGCGGTGCATGGGAAGGTGCGAAACAAACCGTAAAAGGCGCAATTCAAACAATAGGTTCAATGGCTAACGGGATGGTTGATATTGGTCGAAACATTATTTCCGGTCTGACTAGAGGTCTTTCGTCAGCAGCAAAGGGTTTGTATGAAAAAGCACAGGATATCGCTAATACTGTTTCTAAAACGATTAAAAACACTCTTAAAATAAAATCCCCTTCTCGCGTCATGATTGAAATGGGGAAATTTATTGGTCAGGGTTTATCAAAAGGTATGGAATCTTCAATTATTGATATCGAAAGTATTTCGCAGAAAATGGCAAATGCAACGATTCCAGACATCAAATCTTTTACAGTTCCTAATTCTTCACATAATAAAATGACAAAGGATAAACAAATAATACTTAACTTTGAACGTATGTTTGAAGGAGCAAATTTTCACGTGAGAGATGACTATGATATTCATAGAATAGCAGAGGAAATGGGAAATGTGTTTTCAAATAGTATGAGGACAGCGGGGGTGAGGATTTGA
- a CDS encoding major tail protein: protein MAVQVGLSDLYYAILTKDDSTGVAYQSPVKIAGAINAKISPKVDTQTLYADDGPSETVTSLGEIEVEFEAKDIPLSVQASLLGHTISNGILVKSVSDTAPYVALGFKSKKSNGKYRFVWIFKGRFETPEQEYKTSEDKPSFQTPKLKGTFVKRDNDGRWQIIGDEDEAGFTAGSTWFNAVVNVSSDTTPPTLSSTTPANNATSVAVSTTVQLVFSEAISPDSVNTSNIMVIKDSDGSVVSGTLSQSADKTTITFTPSANLSASTVYRIIATTGVRDLAGNSLAQAQVRKFTTA, encoded by the coding sequence ATGGCTGTACAAGTAGGTTTAAGTGATCTTTATTATGCGATTTTAACGAAAGATGATTCAACTGGTGTTGCTTACCAATCCCCAGTAAAGATTGCAGGTGCGATTAATGCAAAAATTTCACCAAAAGTGGATACACAGACTCTTTATGCGGATGATGGACCATCTGAAACAGTGACTAGTTTAGGAGAAATCGAAGTAGAATTTGAAGCGAAAGATATCCCTCTTTCTGTTCAAGCTTCCTTGTTAGGACACACAATATCAAATGGTATTCTAGTTAAAAGTGTAAGTGATACTGCACCATATGTTGCTTTAGGGTTTAAAAGTAAAAAAAGCAATGGTAAATATCGTTTTGTTTGGATATTTAAAGGAAGATTTGAAACACCAGAGCAAGAATACAAAACATCTGAAGATAAACCAAGTTTCCAAACACCAAAATTGAAGGGAACGTTTGTGAAGCGCGACAATGATGGGCGTTGGCAGATCATCGGTGATGAAGACGAGGCAGGTTTCACAGCCGGAAGTACATGGTTCAATGCCGTCGTGAACGTTTCTTCTGATACAACACCGCCGACACTCTCTAGCACAACACCTGCGAACAATGCAACCAGTGTGGCAGTATCTACAACGGTTCAATTGGTATTTAGTGAGGCTATCTCCCCTGATTCAGTTAATACTTCCAACATCATGGTTATTAAGGACAGTGATGGTTCAGTTGTTTCTGGTACTCTTTCACAAAGTGCTGACAAAACAACGATTACGTTTACACCAAGCGCGAACCTTTCTGCTTCAACTGTCTATCGGATTATTGCAACAACAGGTGTACGCGACCTTGCTGGCAATAGTTTAGCTCAGGCTCAAGTAAGAAAGTTTACAACAGCATAA
- a CDS encoding phage major capsid protein: protein MNKKMRDLLEQINNKKAAAKELLNAKKLDEAKALTDEIKDLQKEFDIEAALYEEEKENVKNVLNVKEDKADAIKAFYKALRGERLTDVENALLTGGTQGENLIIPQDIQTRINELRREYKSARDLVNYYPTNTLTGSFVFEDSSTITELTNFTDGADVPTSNDPKFNNVPYSVKDYGALLPVSNKLLQNENGGLVDYLGRWFNRKAIRTENSKIFAALKSNKTAKALADWKALKKSLNKDLDPALLVDAVIVTNQDGFDFIDSALDDQGRPVLQPNPTNPTQKLFMGIPVHVFSNAELPTTGTTTKKAPIFYGRLQDGVTFVDRNLYQFDASEHAGFNKNQTVIRVIEQFDVIQADKDAYVYGEFDVTSA from the coding sequence ATGAACAAAAAAATGCGAGATTTATTAGAACAAATTAACAACAAAAAAGCTGCTGCTAAAGAGTTATTAAATGCTAAAAAATTGGATGAAGCCAAAGCTTTAACAGATGAAATTAAAGATCTTCAGAAAGAGTTTGATATTGAAGCTGCTCTTTATGAAGAAGAAAAAGAAAATGTAAAGAATGTTTTAAATGTAAAAGAAGACAAAGCAGATGCAATTAAAGCGTTTTATAAAGCTTTACGAGGAGAAAGGCTTACTGATGTTGAGAATGCCCTTTTAACTGGTGGCACTCAAGGGGAAAACCTTATTATTCCACAAGATATTCAAACACGAATTAATGAATTGCGTAGAGAGTACAAATCTGCTCGTGATTTAGTAAATTACTATCCAACGAATACACTAACTGGTTCTTTTGTATTTGAAGATTCATCAACTATAACTGAATTAACCAACTTTACTGATGGAGCAGATGTTCCAACATCAAATGACCCTAAATTCAACAATGTGCCTTATAGTGTAAAAGATTATGGTGCTTTATTGCCTGTTTCTAATAAACTCTTACAAAATGAAAATGGTGGTTTAGTTGATTATTTAGGACGTTGGTTTAACCGTAAAGCAATTCGCACTGAAAATAGCAAAATTTTTGCAGCTTTAAAATCTAATAAAACTGCAAAAGCATTAGCGGATTGGAAAGCACTTAAAAAGTCTTTGAATAAAGACCTTGACCCTGCTTTGCTCGTTGATGCAGTAATTGTCACCAACCAAGATGGATTTGATTTTATCGACTCTGCACTCGATGATCAAGGTCGCCCAGTATTACAACCAAATCCAACTAATCCAACTCAAAAGTTGTTCATGGGTATTCCAGTGCATGTATTCTCTAATGCTGAACTTCCGACAACTGGAACAACTACAAAGAAAGCACCTATTTTCTATGGCCGCCTTCAAGACGGTGTTACTTTCGTAGACCGCAACCTTTATCAGTTTGATGCTTCAGAACATGCCGGATTCAATAAAAATCAAACAGTGATCCGTGTTATTGAGCAGTTTGATGTCATTCAAGCTGACAAAGATGCTTATGTATACGGTGAATTTGATGTAACTTCTGCATAA
- a CDS encoding NUMOD3 domain-containing DNA-binding protein, with amino-acid sequence MYRIYKITNLVNGKMYIGLTKQSLEERFSQHCCSKNYNSAIYLAIKKYGKNNFIIEELTTCVTFEDASILERLAIRYYNTLSPNGYNIHTGGLGGKLSEEIKQKISQKAKERMSKKENNPMYGRKHSEETIRKISEAKRGKKLTEEHKRKLSESLKGEKSYWYGKKGEEMPFGNRGGWNKGILMKKEAKLKRKVTKFHQAIDDIFVSVK; translated from the coding sequence ATGTATAGAATATATAAAATTACAAATTTGGTTAATGGAAAAATGTACATAGGATTGACTAAGCAGTCATTAGAAGAAAGATTTTCTCAGCACTGTTGTAGTAAAAACTATAACAGTGCTATTTATTTAGCTATTAAAAAATATGGAAAAAATAATTTCATTATTGAAGAATTGACAACATGTGTAACTTTTGAAGATGCAAGTATTTTAGAAAGATTAGCTATAAGATATTATAATACATTATCCCCTAACGGATACAATATCCATACAGGTGGATTAGGTGGTAAATTATCAGAAGAAATTAAACAAAAAATATCACAAAAAGCAAAAGAAAGAATGTCTAAAAAAGAAAATAATCCAATGTACGGTAGAAAACATTCAGAAGAAACAATAAGAAAAATTAGTGAAGCAAAAAGAGGAAAGAAACTTACTGAAGAACATAAAAGAAAATTATCAGAGAGTTTAAAAGGTGAGAAAAGTTATTGGTATGGTAAGAAAGGTGAAGAAATGCCTTTTGGTAATAGAGGTGGATGGAATAAGGGTATTCTAATGAAAAAAGAAGCAAAACTAAAAAGAAAAGTGACGAAGTTTCACCAAGCAATTGATGATATCTTTGTAAGCGTCAAATAA
- a CDS encoding HK97-gp10 family putative phage morphogenesis protein, producing the protein MQLEGMEQLLRQIERLGQKVDTQIEEKALKEGAEFLKDKIKENVPVRTGNLKENIVVSDVKNGSIDIGVDQQGDAFYGHFLEFGTSKMSAKPFMGPAFESNKQTVQEKMSEVIKRELGL; encoded by the coding sequence ATGCAGTTAGAAGGCATGGAGCAATTATTAAGACAAATTGAAAGGTTGGGTCAGAAAGTCGATACTCAAATCGAAGAAAAAGCCTTAAAAGAAGGTGCAGAGTTTTTAAAGGATAAGATTAAAGAAAATGTTCCCGTAAGAACAGGAAATCTCAAAGAAAATATTGTTGTTTCTGATGTGAAAAACGGTTCTATTGATATAGGAGTTGATCAACAAGGAGATGCCTTTTATGGACATTTTCTCGAATTTGGTACGAGCAAAATGTCTGCTAAACCTTTTATGGGTCCTGCTTTTGAATCTAACAAACAAACAGTTCAGGAAAAAATGTCAGAGGTAATTAAGAGGGAGTTAGGGTTATGA
- a CDS encoding head-tail connector protein, whose translation MLEEVKQYLRIDGSEEDSFLTSLILAAKEYIKNTTGIRVDETNDLHKLAVNLMVAHSYENRLPIGQGDTLAFSLESILLQMRYCYESGTV comes from the coding sequence ATGCTAGAGGAAGTTAAGCAATATTTACGTATTGACGGGAGTGAGGAAGATAGTTTCCTCACTTCTCTGATTTTAGCAGCAAAAGAGTACATAAAAAATACAACAGGAATTAGAGTTGATGAAACAAACGACTTACACAAATTAGCGGTAAACCTGATGGTTGCTCATTCATACGAGAATCGTTTGCCGATTGGTCAAGGAGATACTCTTGCATTTAGTTTGGAATCCATCTTATTACAAATGAGGTACTGCTATGAATCCGGGACTGTTTAA
- a CDS encoding phage head closure protein: MNPGLFNKRISIQRFTEGVNENGFPIQEWQDVKSVWAMIKTPNDKTSSLEFYEAATTHAKNTLSFVIRYTNTIGIDTDMRILYKEKSFEILSIINDNERNKTLTIIGREVV, encoded by the coding sequence ATGAATCCGGGACTGTTTAACAAACGAATCTCGATCCAACGGTTTACCGAGGGTGTAAATGAAAATGGTTTCCCAATTCAAGAATGGCAAGATGTGAAATCAGTTTGGGCAATGATTAAAACTCCGAATGATAAAACTTCTTCTCTTGAATTTTATGAAGCGGCAACTACTCACGCGAAAAATACCTTATCTTTCGTTATTAGGTACACAAACACAATAGGTATAGATACGGATATGAGAATTCTTTACAAAGAGAAATCCTTTGAAATTCTATCTATTATTAATGATAATGAACGAAATAAAACCCTTACCATTATTGGAAGGGAGGTAGTTTAA
- the gp17 gene encoding tail completion protein gp17, with the protein MSLNALIINILKPLAPVSFQTYTGTASTYITFFEFNQNSALNADDEEINTLHSIQVDIWSKGDYTTLVQQVKDSLKTVGFRRTFETDLYEPDTKIYHKVLRFNFVQ; encoded by the coding sequence ATGAGTCTAAATGCTTTAATAATCAATATTTTAAAACCTTTGGCTCCTGTTTCCTTCCAAACCTATACAGGAACTGCATCAACTTATATCACTTTCTTTGAGTTCAATCAAAACTCTGCTTTAAATGCTGATGATGAAGAAATAAATACTCTTCATTCTATTCAAGTTGATATATGGAGTAAAGGAGATTACACAACTCTAGTTCAACAAGTAAAAGACAGTTTAAAAACAGTGGGATTCAGACGAACGTTTGAAACCGATTTATATGAGCCGGACACCAAAATTTATCACAAGGTGCTCCGGTTTAATTTTGTTCAATAA
- the gpG gene encoding phage tail assembly chaperone G, producing MQIKLVIEGKEKSFTTPFIKGRMLRRALEINKKMDLNNLDEEGLDTLIRFVCEVFNNEFSVDDFYDGIEISEMIPTIKNVIEEVVGKANGDSNPKNL from the coding sequence ATGCAAATTAAATTAGTAATTGAAGGAAAAGAAAAATCATTTACAACTCCTTTTATCAAAGGTCGTATGTTAAGAAGGGCTTTAGAAATAAATAAAAAAATGGATTTAAACAACTTAGACGAAGAAGGGTTGGACACATTAATCAGATTTGTGTGTGAGGTCTTCAATAACGAATTTTCTGTTGATGATTTTTACGATGGTATTGAAATTAGTGAAATGATTCCAACTATTAAAAATGTCATAGAGGAAGTCGTTGGAAAGGCAAATGGTGACTCAAACCCAAAAAACCTGTAG